From Vitis vinifera cultivar Pinot Noir 40024 chromosome 3, ASM3070453v1, the proteins below share one genomic window:
- the LOC100253805 gene encoding methylcrotonoyl-CoA carboxylase beta chain, mitochondrial: protein MHRKRKMLRVLGRRASTSHQWRNPVSLLQKCQFCIGVLPDGVDRQSPSFSQNSAIMNDYISELKSHVQKVLGGGGAESVRRNRSRNKLLPRERIDRLLDPGSSFLELSQLAGHELYEEPLPSAGIITGIGPVHGRLCMFVANDPTVKGGTYYPITVKKHLRAQEIAAQCKLPCIYLVDSGGAYLPKQADVFPDRDNFGRIFYNEAQMSAEGIPQIALVLGSCTAGGAYIPAMADESVMVKGNGTIFLAGPPLVKAATGEEVSAEDLGGATVHCKTSGVSDYFAQDELHGLAIGRNIIKNFHMAGKLGIVNELQNIIPEFKEPVYDVKELRSIAPADHKQSFDIRSVIARIVDGSEFDEFKKLYGTTLVTGFARIFGQPVGIIGNNGILFNESALKGAHFIEICTQRNIPLVFLQNITGFMVGSRSEANGIAKSGAKMVMAVSCAKVPKITIIVGGSFGAGNYAMCGRAYSPNFMFLWPNARISVMGGAQAAGVLSQIERGNKKKQGIQWPKDEEEAFKAKVVEAYEKEGSSYYSTARLWDDGIIDPADTRKIIGLCISATTTNHAPEDTKYGVFRM from the exons ATGCACAGAAAAAGAAAGATGCTGAGGGTATTGGGAAGAAGAGCATCCACGTCTCATCAATGGCGAAATCCGGTATCACTTCTCCAGAAATGTCAGTTCTGCATAGGAGTGCTTCCCGACGGCGTCGATCGTCAATCTCCTTCCTTCTCTCAGAACTCCGCTATCATGAACGATTACATTTCCGAACTCAAATCGCATGTCCAAAAG GTGCTTGGCGGAGGAGGAGCAGAATCTGTGAGGAGGAACCGGAGCAGGAACAAACTTCTCCCTAGAGAGAGAATCGATCGCCTGCTTGACCCTGGCTCTTCATTTCTTGAGCTTTCTCAG cTTGCAGGCCATGAGCTATATGAAGAACCTTTACCATCTGCTGGGATAATCACTGGAATAGGACCTGTGCATGGGCGACTTTGTATGTTTGTGGCTAATGACCCTACTGTAAAGGGAGGAACTTACTATCCCATCACTGTTAAGAAACACCTTAGGGCACAAGAGATTGCTGCTCAATGTAAATTACCGTGCATATACCTTGTTGATAGTGGAGGTGCTTACCTTCCAAAGCAGGCTGATGTCTTTCCTGACCGGGATAACTTTGGTAGAATTTTCTATAATGAAGCACAAATGTCTGCAGAAGGTATTCCTCAAATTGCTCTGGTATTAGGTTCTTGTACTGCTGGTGGTGCTTATATACCTGCAATGGCGGATGAAAGTGTTATGGTCAAAGGAAATGGTACCATATTTCTAGCTGGGCCTCCACTTGTGAAG GCTGCTACAGGAGAAGAAGTCTCTGCTGAGGATTTGGGAGGTGCAACTGTGCATTGCAAAACATCAGGGGTTTCAGATTATTTTGCTCAAG ATGAATTGCATGGACTTGCTATTGGGAGGAACATTATCAAGAATTTCCACATGGCTGGAAAACTGGGGATTGTAAATGAATTGCAAAATATTATTCCTGAATTTAAAGAACCAGTTTATGATGTAAAGGAGCTCCGTTCAATTGCACCAGCAGACCACAAGCAGTCTTTTGACATCCGATCAGTTATTGCTCGCATTGTTGATGGAAGCGAATTTGATGAATTCAAGAAATTGTATGGAACT ACTCTTGTAACAGGTTTTGCTAGAATTTTTGGACAACCTGTGGGCATAATCGGAAACAATGGGATATTATTTAATGAATCTGCTCTAAAAGGGGCCCATTTCATTGAAATATGTACTCAACGCAACATTCCTTTGGTGTTTCTTCAGAACATCACTGGATTTATG GTTGGTTCAAGATCTGAGGCAAATGGGATAGCAAAATCTGGAGCGAAGATGGTGATGGCAGTTTCTTGTGCAAAG gttcctaaaattactattattgttGGCGGAAGCTTTGGTGCTGGAAATTATGCAATGTGTGGGCGTGCATATAGTCCCAATTTCATGTTCCTTTGGCCAAATGCCAGAATATCCGTGATGGGTGGTGCTCAG GCTGCTGGTGTGCTTTCTCAAATAGAAAGAGGCAACAAGAAAAAGCAAGGAATCCAG TGGCCAAAGGATGAAGAAGAAGCATTCAAGGCAAAGGTGGTGGAGGCATACGAGAAAGAGGGAAGCTCCTATTACTCAACTGCAAGACTCTGGGACGACGGCATCATTGATCCAGCAGACACAAGAAAAATCATAGGTCTCTGTATCTCTGCAACCACCACCAACCATGCCCCAGAAGATACCAAGTATGGTGTATTTAGAATGTGA
- the LOC100258951 gene encoding protein DJ-1 homolog C, translating to MKCLSLSPLLSPPSLSFSSSIKTPFLVALTSTPSKTHTPKRSSKSAKTLFPTTTTSLPPKKVLVPIGYGTEEMEAVILVDVLRRAGANVVVASVEPQLEIEASSGTRLVADTSISTCSDEIFDLIALPGGMPGSARLRDSEILRKITSKHAEEKRLYGAICAAPAITLQPWGLLRRKQMTCHPAFMDKLPTFRAVKSNLQVSGELTTSRGPGTAFEFALALVDQLFGESVAKEVGELLLMRTAEDNHKKEEFNEVEWSVDHSPHVLVPVANGSEEIEVVTVVDILRRAKVDVVVASVEKSLQILASRGIKLIADKSIDNAAESIYDLIILPGGIAGAERLHKSKVLKKMLKEQGSAGRIYGAICSSPTVLHRQGLLKGKRATAHPSVASKLTNEVVEGARVVIDGKLITSRGLATAIEFALAIVSKLFSHARARSVAEGLVFEYPKS from the exons ATGAAGTGTCTGAGTCTATCGCCGCTTCTCTCACCACCTTCTTTGAGCTTCTCTTCTTCCATCAAGACCCCATTTCTGGTGGCTCTCACCTCCACGCCCTCAAAAACACATACTCCCAAACGCTCCTCGAAATCCGCTAAAACTCTCTTTCCAACCACCACCACCTCTCTTCCTCCCAAAAAG GTTCTGGTGCCTATTGGATATGGAACGGAGGAAATGGAAGCGGTTATTCTAGTCGACGTTCTGCGGCGAGCTGGTGCGAACGTGGTTGTGGCGTCGGTGGAACCCCAGCTCGAGATTGAGGCTTCTAGCGGCACCAGACTGGTTGCTGATACCTCCATCTCAACATGCTCTGATGAAATTTTTGATCTCATAGCTTTGCCG GGAGGAATGCCGGGCTCTGCACGATTGAGGGATAGTGAAATTCTCCGGAAAATTACTAGCAAACACGCTGAGGAAAAAAGGCTGTATGGTGCTATATGTGCTGCTCCAGCCATTACACTTCAACCATGGGGCCTTCTGAGAAGAAAACAG ATGACTTGTCACCCAGCATTCATGGACAAGCTTCCAACCTTCAGGGCTGTTAAATCAAATCTACAAGTTTCTGGGGAGCTCACAACAAGCAGAGGCCCCGGAACTGCTTTTGAGTTTGCTTTAGCATTAGTTGATCAACTTTTTGGAGAGTCTGTAGCCAAGGAGGTTGGAGAATTGTTG CTGATGCGTACTGCTGAGGACAATCATAAAAAGGAAGAGTTTAATGAAGTTGAATGGTCAGTTGATCATAGTCCTCAT GTTCTTGTCCCAGTTGCAAATGGTTCTGAAGAAATTGAAGTGGTTACAGTTGTAGATATTCTACGGCGAGCAAAGGTGGATGTTGTGGTTGCTTCAGTTGAGAAATCTTTGCAGATTTTAGCATCTCGAGGCATTAAACTTATAGCTGACAAGTCAATTGATAATGCTGCTGAATCAATTTATGACTTGATCATTCTTCCG GGGGGGATTGCTGGTGCTGAGCGGCTGCACAAATCCAAGGTTCTGAAGAAGATGCTCAAAGAACAAGGATCAGCAGGAAGAATATATGGAGCAATCTGCTCCTCGCCAACAGTCTTACATAGACAAGGGTTACTCAAG GGTAAAAGAGCCACCGCTCATCCCTCTGTAGCTAGCAAGCTCACCAATGAAGTAGTGGAGGGAGCTAGGGTAGTTATTGACGGCAAGCTGATTACAAGCAGGGGGCTTGCAACTGCAATAGAATTTGCATTGGCAATTGTTAGCAAGCTTTTTAGTCATGCAAGAGCAAGGAGTGTAGCTGAAGGTCTTGTTTTTGAGTACCCTAAGAGCTAG
- the LOC100248705 gene encoding thioredoxin M3, chloroplastic translates to MLFISTPKGALGFQTHLSVSRFFAPLITTKFQHSSKMWQNEGLGERCALCLSLSAAVVTGDSWEKSILNSEIPVLVEFYASWCGPCRMVHRVIDEIAEDYAGRLKCFVLNTDHDLHIAENYEIKAVPVVLLFKNGEKRESVVGTMPKEFYVAAIERVLSS, encoded by the exons ATGCTCTTCATTTCCACGCCAAAAGGGGCATTAGGTTTTCAAACCCACCTCTCCGTCTCAAGGTTCTTTGCTCCGCTGATTACGACAAAG TTTCAGCACTCTTCAAAAATGTGGCAGAATGAAGGATTGGGTGAGCGCTGTGCTCTCTGTCTGAGCTTatcag CTGCAGTGGTCACTGGAGACTCATGGGAAAAATCAATTCTGAACAGCGAAATCCCTGTCCTGGTTGAATTTTATGCTAGTTGGTGTGGGCCCTGCAGGATGGTTCACCGGGTGATAGATGAGATTGCAGAAGATTATGCAGGGAGACTTAAATGCTTTGTGCTGAACACAGACCATGACTTGCATATTGCTGAGAACTATGAAATTAAGGCTGTGCCAGTGGTTTTGCTGTTTAAAAATGGAGAGAAACGTGAATCTGTAGTTGGAACCATGCCTAAGGAGTTCTATGTGGCTGCCATTGAGAGGGTCCTCTCATCTTAA